A section of the Roseivirga sp. BDSF3-8 genome encodes:
- a CDS encoding sialate O-acetylesterase translates to MNTRHTPLLLITSILLAFTLGTSCQSSEANQEQKKGTTYHLYFAGGQSNMEGYGYTQDLPEEYRDPQPNVIIYNGTPLPDDNAVSGNDKWMPLAPGLGVGYKATKDSVQLSDRFGPELSFGKRMAELTGENIAIIKYAKGGSSIALGGSPWGTWGKDYQDSTTINQWDHFENTVRLAMQQKDLDNDGIQDTLIPSGIIWMQGEADATREAASASYYENLSTLMNQITAEFGVEELPIVLCRIEESGKTPEDILMPHIQAVYDAQEKFAQEHAHVSLIRLDQPVNFLEDKWHYESPHYIEMGNKFANAMTELQ, encoded by the coding sequence ATGAACACCCGCCATACCCCCCTGCTACTTATTACCAGCATTCTCTTAGCCTTTACCCTCGGTACGTCATGCCAGAGCAGTGAAGCCAACCAGGAACAAAAGAAAGGCACTACCTACCACCTATATTTTGCAGGTGGCCAGTCTAACATGGAGGGATACGGCTACACACAGGATTTGCCAGAAGAGTATAGGGATCCTCAGCCAAATGTCATCATCTACAATGGCACTCCCCTGCCGGATGATAACGCGGTAAGCGGTAACGATAAATGGATGCCTCTGGCGCCGGGGCTTGGTGTAGGTTATAAGGCCACCAAAGATTCTGTACAGCTATCCGATCGTTTCGGTCCCGAGTTAAGCTTTGGTAAGCGCATGGCGGAACTGACCGGTGAGAACATCGCCATTATCAAATACGCCAAAGGAGGCTCTTCTATTGCACTCGGTGGCTCACCCTGGGGCACCTGGGGCAAAGACTACCAGGACAGTACCACCATTAACCAGTGGGACCATTTTGAAAACACCGTTCGCCTGGCCATGCAGCAAAAGGATCTCGATAATGATGGCATACAGGACACCCTCATCCCTTCCGGCATAATCTGGATGCAGGGGGAAGCAGACGCCACCCGTGAAGCGGCCTCTGCTTCCTATTATGAAAACCTCTCTACGCTGATGAACCAGATCACGGCTGAGTTTGGCGTGGAGGAGCTACCCATTGTCCTGTGCCGCATAGAAGAATCAGGAAAGACCCCCGAAGACATACTCATGCCCCACATACAGGCTGTATACGATGCGCAGGAGAAGTTTGCTCAGGAGCACGCTCACGTGAGCCTCATACGGCTGGACCAGCCCGTTAACTTTCTGGAAGACAAGTGGCACTACGAAAGCCCCCACTACATCGAAATGGGTAATAAGTTCGCCAACGCCATGACTGAACTGCAGTAA
- a CDS encoding SusC/RagA family TonB-linked outer membrane protein, whose translation MKIFTTLRILTFGVLLSCISFMSYGQTTVKGTVTEAGTEEPLPGANVLIKGTTQGTVTDMAGNYSLTVDPNATLVFSYIGFVSQEVPVSSRTTINVGLESDVENLQEVVVVGYGEQRKSDLTGAVSQVDTEEIQKQASNDVTQMMQGRVAGVSITSDGQPGAAPSVRIRGISTFGIGTSAEPLYVVDGFPISGGIRDINPNDIESIQILKDATAGAIYGNRAANGVVIITTRDGRKGKALEVGLNAYYGVQTVPDRIPVLGRQGYQTIVNELLTNAGQPLLPGNDPNSPQFIDDINTDWQDEGYKDGHIMNYNLNFSGGTEATNYFISLDYLDNEGTLVGAGPDYTRYSFRVNSETKLGKFTVGENIFVMRSDENPLLFTPDLGLLGGRPGLVNDLLQAIPTIPVYDPNREGGFGGADEIIHNSITLNVPGYNTLIDNNIVVNRILANAYGQYEFIDGLSYKLNLQYDNTDITDELFQPMYDLGYFFPNNLASLRVANRTNNSYLIENTINFDREFGKHKLNVVAGQTYQEFEFREVASTGTGLDKPYVISLGSAENFSVTDNIQESAIFSLLGRVNYSYDDRYLITMNIRRDGSSKFIEDNRYKTFPSVGLAWKIHNDFELPEYINQLKLRGGIGQLGNQEIGNYRYLSTINRAIPYQFGSQRVLGGATTILVDPSIKWETRTTRNVALDAMLFKGKLEFTAEYYSNTSEDVLIDLPIPLSNGSLAGLATNAGSIRNSGIELSATYREEIGDFSFEISPNFYTLNNEILDLGPREALPGVGTYNVEGRSIGEHYGWVYDGIFQDQQEVADHAFQENGTSPGDIRFRDISGPDGVPDGVITDDDRTYLGQGLPTYYYGLNITARYKGFDLTIFGSGSGGNLINSNLYRGLMLSSGFTNWHEDILGRWTPENPSTTIPRMIWLDPNMNARNSNRPGWLQDGDYFRINTLSLGYNLPDTFLERLNIKSARIYVTMQNVHTFSSYKGYNPDFQAAILEPGFDFGTFPRPRTTMGGVQLKF comes from the coding sequence ATGAAGATCTTTACCACTCTGAGGATTCTGACCTTTGGTGTGCTGCTCTCCTGCATTAGCTTTATGAGCTACGGGCAGACCACCGTAAAAGGAACGGTAACGGAGGCCGGCACAGAGGAGCCTCTTCCCGGTGCCAACGTACTTATTAAAGGTACCACGCAAGGAACGGTTACCGATATGGCAGGCAACTACAGCCTGACTGTTGACCCCAACGCTACGCTTGTTTTTTCTTATATAGGATTTGTCTCACAGGAAGTACCTGTCAGCAGCCGGACCACTATAAATGTGGGCCTGGAGTCTGACGTGGAAAACCTGCAGGAGGTAGTGGTAGTGGGATATGGTGAACAAAGAAAATCCGACCTTACGGGTGCCGTAAGCCAGGTGGATACGGAAGAGATACAGAAGCAGGCCTCTAATGATGTTACTCAAATGATGCAGGGCCGCGTGGCTGGTGTGTCTATTACGAGTGACGGGCAGCCGGGCGCTGCTCCTTCGGTACGGATCCGCGGTATCAGTACCTTCGGTATCGGTACCAGTGCCGAGCCGCTGTACGTGGTGGATGGTTTCCCTATCTCCGGAGGCATCAGGGACATTAATCCTAATGATATCGAATCTATCCAGATACTAAAGGATGCCACTGCCGGTGCTATATATGGTAACCGTGCGGCTAATGGTGTAGTGATCATTACGACCAGAGACGGCAGAAAAGGCAAAGCGCTGGAAGTAGGCCTGAATGCTTATTATGGTGTGCAGACGGTACCCGACCGCATACCGGTGCTGGGCAGACAGGGCTACCAGACCATTGTTAATGAATTACTGACCAATGCGGGTCAGCCTCTGCTCCCTGGCAATGACCCGAACTCTCCCCAGTTCATAGACGACATTAATACTGACTGGCAGGATGAAGGCTATAAGGATGGTCACATCATGAACTACAACCTTAACTTCAGCGGAGGTACGGAAGCCACAAATTACTTTATCTCACTGGACTACCTGGACAATGAGGGTACGCTGGTAGGGGCAGGCCCCGATTACACGCGTTACTCTTTCCGGGTAAACTCGGAAACAAAGCTTGGTAAATTCACCGTGGGTGAAAACATCTTTGTGATGCGCTCTGATGAGAACCCGCTGTTGTTCACGCCCGACCTGGGCCTTTTAGGTGGTCGTCCCGGCCTGGTTAATGACCTGCTGCAGGCCATACCTACTATTCCTGTTTACGACCCCAATCGCGAAGGTGGCTTCGGCGGAGCGGATGAGATCATCCATAACTCCATTACGCTGAACGTGCCTGGCTACAATACGCTGATAGATAATAATATTGTGGTGAACCGTATTTTAGCTAATGCCTACGGACAGTATGAGTTTATCGATGGCCTTAGCTACAAGCTGAATTTGCAGTATGACAATACGGACATTACCGATGAGCTTTTTCAGCCGATGTATGACCTTGGCTACTTCTTTCCTAATAACCTTGCCAGCCTGAGAGTGGCAAACCGCACAAACAACTCATACCTGATCGAGAACACGATTAATTTCGACAGGGAGTTCGGTAAGCATAAGCTGAATGTGGTAGCCGGGCAAACCTACCAGGAGTTTGAATTCAGGGAGGTGGCTTCTACCGGTACTGGCCTGGACAAGCCTTATGTGATAAGCCTGGGCAGTGCGGAGAATTTCAGCGTGACGGATAACATACAGGAGTCGGCTATCTTCTCGCTGCTGGGCCGGGTAAATTATTCTTATGACGACCGTTACCTGATTACGATGAATATCAGGCGTGATGGTTCTTCTAAATTCATTGAGGATAACCGCTACAAGACTTTCCCTTCGGTAGGACTTGCCTGGAAGATCCATAATGACTTTGAGCTACCCGAGTACATCAATCAATTGAAATTGAGAGGTGGTATAGGTCAGCTGGGTAACCAGGAGATTGGTAACTACCGCTACCTGAGCACCATTAACCGCGCCATTCCTTACCAATTTGGTTCACAACGTGTACTTGGTGGAGCAACTACTATTTTGGTGGACCCCTCCATTAAGTGGGAGACGCGCACTACCCGTAACGTTGCCCTGGACGCCATGCTGTTTAAGGGCAAGCTGGAATTCACTGCGGAATACTACTCCAATACGTCTGAGGATGTCCTTATTGACCTGCCCATTCCGTTGTCAAACGGTTCACTGGCCGGTCTGGCGACGAACGCAGGTTCTATTCGTAACTCCGGTATTGAGTTGAGTGCTACATACCGCGAAGAGATCGGCGACTTCTCATTCGAGATCTCACCTAACTTCTATACCCTGAACAATGAGATTCTGGACCTCGGCCCGCGTGAAGCTCTTCCTGGTGTGGGCACCTATAACGTAGAAGGCCGCTCTATTGGTGAGCATTATGGCTGGGTATATGATGGTATTTTCCAGGACCAGCAGGAGGTAGCAGACCACGCTTTCCAGGAGAACGGCACCTCACCCGGCGATATTCGTTTCAGAGACATAAGCGGCCCTGACGGTGTGCCTGATGGGGTGATCACTGACGATGATCGTACGTATCTGGGACAGGGCTTGCCTACCTACTACTATGGTCTGAACATAACGGCGAGATATAAAGGCTTTGACCTGACGATATTTGGCTCCGGTAGTGGCGGTAACTTAATCAATAGTAACCTGTACCGCGGCCTGATGCTTTCTTCCGGCTTTACTAACTGGCACGAGGATATCCTTGGCCGCTGGACACCGGAAAACCCCAGCACTACCATCCCCCGCATGATCTGGCTCGACCCTAATATGAATGCCAGAAACTCTAACCGCCCGGGCTGGCTGCAGGACGGAGACTACTTCCGTATTAACACCCTTTCACTTGGATACAACCTGCCGGATACTTTCCTGGAGAGACTGAACATCAAGAGTGCCCGCATCTACGTAACGATGCAGAACGTGCACACCTTCAGTTCTTACAAAGGATACAATCCTGACTTTCAGGCGGCTATCCTTGAGCCGGGATTCGACTTCGGTACCTTCCCAAGGCCCAGAACAACTATGGGCGGTGTTCAACTTAAATTTTAA
- a CDS encoding NUDIX domain-containing protein translates to MTQPNYSEEARMLVAVDCTIFGFDEEELKLLLVKRSFEPEKDKWSLMGGFLRDQETSDEAAERVLHDLTGLQQVFMEQVHTFTKPERDPGERTVSIAYYALINIKDHDTELSEQHDAQWFSLKDLPPLIFDHSQMVHKAILKLRQKTSTQPVGRELLPQKFTMRQLQRLYEAIYDEEFDKRNFTKRITLTNILKKLDEKDMSSSRKGAYLYEFDLEKDGHAHSYSFNV, encoded by the coding sequence ATGACGCAACCAAACTACAGTGAAGAAGCCAGAATGTTGGTAGCAGTTGACTGCACCATATTCGGCTTTGATGAAGAAGAATTAAAACTGCTCCTCGTAAAAAGAAGCTTTGAACCTGAAAAAGATAAATGGTCACTTATGGGTGGCTTTTTAAGGGATCAGGAAACATCCGATGAGGCCGCAGAACGGGTCCTGCACGACCTCACTGGCCTTCAGCAGGTATTTATGGAACAGGTACATACCTTTACAAAACCCGAGCGTGATCCGGGCGAGCGCACGGTATCCATTGCTTACTATGCCCTTATCAATATCAAGGACCATGACACCGAATTAAGCGAACAGCACGACGCCCAGTGGTTTAGCCTCAAAGACCTGCCCCCTCTTATTTTTGACCACTCCCAGATGGTGCATAAAGCTATCCTCAAGCTCAGGCAGAAGACCTCCACCCAACCCGTAGGCCGCGAACTCCTTCCCCAGAAGTTTACCATGCGCCAGCTCCAGCGTCTGTATGAAGCTATCTACGATGAGGAATTCGACAAGCGTAATTTCACCAAGCGCATCACCCTGACGAATATCCTCAAAAAACTTGATGAAAAAGACATGAGTTCCAGCCGCAAAGGCGCCTATTTATATGAATTCGACCTCGAAAAGGACGGCCATGCCCATAGCTATTCGTTTAATGTATGA
- a CDS encoding two-component regulator propeller domain-containing protein, translating into MKKSAYILPVMALWLTAAVVFGQNRSMKFQYLTIEDGLSQNMVDCILQDRQGFLWVGTWNGLCRYDGYGFKVYNNENAQINNFIHALYEDAFGNIWAGTREGLFVYLHDEQRFAEASGLVSGQEGIGGKIKAIEPLSRSTALVITDSRLYVIEFLDSGGHWKSRKQYATETLRGKIKGQVLNTATGAYDGSIWAGTDQGITIIRNGAYTYIESAPGGLSSNQVLALHQASDSTMWIGTEWGLNRYESATGTFSQFFHNENDPATLPHSAVMDLAENENGQLLVATLGGIGVMDSEGRLLRNYTKSYYSDQGLNNNFVNCLLLDRDQNIWIGTERGGLNLLNTHQSTFEHFEHKITDPNSLSHSTVNSVFEDDRNIWIGTAGGGLNKYVKATGKYRHYTFRPEDTTSLSSNFVTVIHRDQKGKLWAGTWGAGLNLMADDQSGRFRRFMGEYLPGPQSTFISSVAEDHTGNLWIGTLGGLIFYDTEGERFERKFNIGPDRISEVGTLLIDSEGNLWVGTRAGLYRVSHPASAKPEVAQYTHRQEASNSLSGNYVISLLQDSRGSLWVGTYGQGINKFNSESETFTNYTTRHGLGNNIVYAMEEDGEGNLWLSTDYGLSSFDPETSKFRNFYTSNGLLNNQYYWSASFKNARGKLYFGGMQGLDAFYPAWINEQTAQSEVVLTNIKLLNETVTPGRKYHGTEALGTSPMKAEELNLSYREKNFTIEFTTLDFQEPEMIRYAYILEGFEKDWHYVGSDRRFASYTNLKPGDYTFKVKASDPNGDFTQEARSLAIHIQPPFWDTTWFRILFVLLLAGMVLGYIRWRTYSLKRQKILLEKQVMERTEQINHQNEELSAQAAQLKTNNEELETKQALIRGQKDKLEQQNREILSQRDKLIALNKKVKLVSQLRMSFFTNVSHEFRTPLTLILGPLQKLIKDRKVNEEVLNTLNLINHNAQRLLHLINQIMDFRKVENGQMDLKVTSEDMNAFCYMIFEAFRSLAELKNIRYSYIERDLPDEVWFDKEKMEHVLYNLLSNAFKYTPEGGRISFEVQGLKKEEARLETGIKGENGIISLRVSDSGIGISEENLPLVFKRFYRVASEKTLEIGGSGVGLSLAEALIRSHHGEIFVESNVGQGSVFEVQFPCLKSAYTPSEIEHGSRKGPGIMEQIEFFKDELMGNAVKEHTVQPMAYTHRKGRSTVLIVEDNNDLRTFVASRLNEQYNILEAGNGRIGAELARKNDPDIIISDIMMPEMNGHELCTHLKQHLDTSHIPVILLTAKSSVEDQIEGLEIGADAYLPKPFNFDLLAATIQNLIDGRNKLRMQFASSSDADSVTSNSKDKKFLESAIDTVNENLQDPSFDVGVFVKKMGISRSLLHKKLTSLTNQSASEFINHLRMQKAKSLLEGNTLNISEVAYASGYNDPKYFSRLFKKHFGQSPKEFVEQKVRV; encoded by the coding sequence ATGAAAAAATCCGCTTATATACTTCCTGTTATGGCCCTCTGGCTTACTGCTGCAGTCGTTTTTGGGCAGAACAGGAGTATGAAGTTTCAATACCTGACCATTGAAGACGGCCTTTCGCAGAATATGGTGGACTGTATCCTGCAGGACAGGCAGGGCTTTTTATGGGTGGGCACCTGGAACGGTCTGTGCCGCTACGACGGCTATGGGTTTAAGGTGTATAACAATGAGAATGCGCAGATCAATAACTTCATACATGCCTTGTATGAAGATGCTTTCGGCAATATATGGGCTGGTACGCGCGAAGGCCTGTTTGTGTACCTGCATGATGAACAGCGTTTTGCAGAGGCCTCAGGGCTGGTGTCGGGACAGGAGGGCATCGGAGGAAAGATAAAAGCGATAGAACCGCTCAGCAGGTCTACTGCGCTGGTGATTACGGACAGCCGTCTGTACGTAATAGAATTTCTGGATAGCGGCGGTCACTGGAAGAGCCGGAAGCAGTATGCGACGGAAACCCTCAGGGGTAAAATAAAAGGCCAGGTGCTGAATACGGCTACTGGTGCTTATGACGGCAGTATCTGGGCAGGTACAGACCAGGGTATCACCATCATCAGGAACGGGGCATACACTTATATAGAAAGTGCTCCCGGCGGTTTGTCCTCTAACCAGGTACTGGCATTACACCAGGCAAGTGATAGTACGATGTGGATAGGGACGGAATGGGGACTCAACCGGTATGAGTCGGCAACCGGTACTTTCAGCCAATTTTTTCATAATGAAAATGATCCTGCCACGCTGCCACATAGTGCGGTGATGGACCTGGCAGAAAACGAAAACGGACAATTACTGGTAGCTACACTTGGGGGTATTGGGGTGATGGACAGTGAAGGCCGCCTGCTACGCAACTATACTAAGAGCTACTACAGTGACCAGGGGCTGAACAATAACTTTGTAAACTGCCTGCTACTGGACAGGGACCAAAACATCTGGATAGGCACGGAGAGGGGAGGGCTGAACCTGCTGAATACCCATCAGAGCACGTTTGAGCATTTTGAGCATAAGATCACTGACCCTAACAGCCTGAGCCATAGTACGGTGAATTCGGTTTTTGAAGATGATCGAAATATATGGATAGGAACGGCCGGGGGCGGACTTAATAAGTATGTGAAAGCCACGGGCAAGTACCGGCACTATACCTTCCGGCCAGAGGACACTACCTCACTTTCCAGCAACTTTGTGACCGTAATCCACCGCGACCAGAAGGGCAAGCTATGGGCCGGTACGTGGGGGGCAGGGTTGAACCTGATGGCAGATGATCAGTCGGGCCGGTTTCGCCGGTTTATGGGGGAATACCTGCCCGGTCCGCAAAGCACCTTTATCTCATCAGTGGCAGAGGACCATACGGGTAACCTGTGGATAGGAACGCTGGGAGGTCTGATTTTTTATGATACTGAAGGCGAGCGGTTTGAGAGAAAATTTAACATTGGCCCTGACCGGATCAGTGAAGTGGGTACGCTGCTGATAGATAGTGAGGGTAATTTATGGGTAGGCACACGGGCGGGGCTGTACCGGGTAAGCCATCCGGCCTCAGCCAAGCCCGAAGTAGCGCAGTACACTCACCGCCAGGAGGCTTCTAACAGTCTGAGTGGTAATTATGTGATCTCTTTGCTTCAGGACAGCAGGGGCAGCCTGTGGGTAGGTACCTATGGACAGGGCATCAATAAATTTAATTCTGAGAGCGAGACCTTTACCAACTACACTACCCGCCACGGACTTGGTAATAACATTGTGTATGCCATGGAAGAGGATGGAGAGGGAAACCTGTGGCTCTCTACGGATTACGGCTTGTCTTCTTTTGACCCTGAGACAAGTAAGTTCCGAAACTTCTATACCTCAAACGGGCTGCTTAATAACCAGTACTATTGGTCGGCCAGTTTTAAAAATGCCCGGGGGAAGCTGTATTTTGGTGGTATGCAGGGGCTGGATGCTTTCTATCCGGCATGGATCAATGAGCAGACAGCCCAATCTGAGGTGGTGCTGACGAATATCAAACTGCTGAACGAGACTGTGACGCCCGGCAGGAAATACCATGGCACGGAAGCTCTGGGTACCAGCCCGATGAAGGCAGAAGAGCTGAATCTATCGTACCGTGAAAAGAATTTTACCATCGAGTTTACAACTCTTGATTTCCAGGAGCCGGAAATGATCCGGTATGCCTACATACTGGAAGGCTTTGAAAAGGACTGGCACTATGTTGGTTCGGACAGGCGGTTTGCGAGTTATACCAACCTGAAACCGGGTGATTATACTTTTAAGGTGAAGGCTTCCGACCCGAATGGTGACTTTACGCAGGAAGCGCGCTCACTCGCCATACACATCCAGCCTCCCTTCTGGGACACTACCTGGTTCAGGATTTTGTTCGTGTTGCTGCTGGCGGGGATGGTACTGGGCTATATCCGCTGGCGTACCTACAGCCTGAAGCGGCAAAAGATCCTGCTGGAAAAACAGGTGATGGAAAGAACGGAACAGATCAACCATCAGAATGAAGAGTTGTCTGCCCAGGCGGCCCAGTTGAAGACCAATAACGAAGAACTGGAAACAAAGCAGGCGCTGATCCGCGGTCAAAAGGACAAGCTGGAGCAGCAGAACCGTGAGATACTCTCGCAGCGCGACAAACTTATCGCCCTGAATAAAAAGGTGAAGCTGGTAAGCCAGCTCAGGATGAGCTTTTTTACAAATGTATCTCATGAGTTCCGTACGCCGCTGACGCTCATATTAGGGCCATTGCAAAAGCTGATCAAAGACCGGAAGGTTAATGAGGAAGTTTTAAACACGCTAAACCTGATCAATCATAATGCGCAGCGCCTGCTGCACCTGATCAACCAGATCATGGATTTCAGAAAGGTGGAAAACGGGCAGATGGACCTGAAGGTGACCTCTGAAGATATGAATGCTTTCTGCTACATGATATTTGAGGCCTTTCGTTCCCTGGCAGAGTTAAAGAACATCCGCTACTCTTATATAGAGCGGGACTTGCCCGATGAGGTCTGGTTCGATAAGGAGAAAATGGAGCATGTGCTTTATAATCTTCTTTCCAATGCCTTTAAGTATACCCCCGAAGGTGGCAGGATCAGCTTTGAGGTGCAGGGGCTGAAAAAGGAAGAGGCCAGACTGGAAACCGGTATTAAGGGGGAAAACGGTATCATAAGCCTGAGAGTCTCCGATTCTGGTATAGGAATCAGCGAAGAGAATTTACCGCTGGTATTCAAGCGATTCTACCGGGTGGCTTCAGAGAAAACCCTGGAGATCGGTGGCTCCGGTGTGGGGCTGTCTCTGGCCGAAGCGCTCATACGTTCCCATCACGGTGAGATATTTGTTGAGAGTAATGTGGGACAGGGCTCTGTGTTCGAGGTGCAGTTCCCGTGCCTAAAAAGTGCCTACACGCCCTCGGAAATTGAGCATGGCAGCCGGAAGGGTCCCGGGATTATGGAGCAGATCGAATTCTTTAAAGATGAACTGATGGGTAATGCTGTGAAGGAGCATACCGTGCAGCCTATGGCCTATACTCACCGCAAAGGCAGAAGTACGGTGCTGATAGTAGAAGACAATAATGACCTGCGCACCTTTGTGGCCAGTCGCCTGAATGAGCAATATAATATCCTGGAGGCAGGCAATGGCCGGATTGGCGCAGAGCTGGCTCGTAAAAATGACCCCGATATTATTATCAGTGACATCATGATGCCGGAGATGAACGGGCATGAGCTATGTACGCACCTAAAGCAGCACCTGGATACCTCACACATACCGGTGATCCTGCTGACGGCCAAAAGCTCAGTGGAAGACCAGATAGAAGGACTGGAAATAGGGGCGGATGCCTACCTGCCCAAGCCCTTTAACTTTGATCTGCTGGCAGCCACTATTCAGAACCTGATTGATGGCCGGAATAAGCTCAGGATGCAGTTTGCCAGCTCTTCCGATGCGGACAGCGTAACGAGCAACAGCAAGGACAAGAAGTTCCTTGAATCGGCCATTGATACGGTTAATGAGAACCTGCAGGATCCGTCATTTGATGTGGGTGTATTTGTGAAAAAGATGGGCATAAGCCGTAGTTTGCTCCATAAGAAGCTTACCTCACTTACGAACCAGTCTGCCAGTGAGTTTATTAACCATCTGCGTATGCAGAAGGCAAAAAGCCTGCTGGAAGGAAATACGCTCAATATCTCCGAAGTGGCCTACGCATCGGGCTACAACGACCCCAAATACTTCTCCCGCCTCTTCAAAAAGCATTTCGGCCAGTCGCCCAAGGAGTTTGTGGAGCAGAAGGTGAGGGTGTAG